The Bacteroidota bacterium genome contains a region encoding:
- a CDS encoding SDR family oxidoreductase, translated as MKKRILITGSNGLLGQKIVLALLENKEVEIIATSLGENRLPHENGYTYDMLDITQQKQVQASIEKFQPDVVINTAAMTNVDACETQKEACWAQNVKAVEYFINAIESNAREHPEKNIHFIHLSTDFIFDGENGPYKEEDPANPLSYYALSKNESEKLLFASSIHWSILRTCLVYGIVNRMSRSNIVLWAKDALTKASPINVVDDQFRSPTLAEDLAQGCILTALKGNSGVYNISGKDTMSILELVNRVADFWKLNTSCVTPIKSNTLNQAAKRPPRTGFILDKAVRELGYAPHSFAEGLAILDKQLH; from the coding sequence ATGAAAAAAAGAATATTAATCACCGGCTCAAATGGTTTGCTCGGTCAAAAAATAGTACTTGCCTTACTCGAAAATAAAGAAGTAGAAATCATTGCCACTTCTTTAGGCGAAAACCGTTTGCCACACGAAAATGGGTATACTTACGATATGCTTGATATCACACAACAAAAACAAGTACAAGCAAGTATCGAAAAGTTTCAACCCGATGTGGTAATTAATACCGCTGCGATGACGAATGTGGATGCCTGCGAAACACAAAAAGAAGCGTGCTGGGCGCAAAATGTTAAGGCCGTTGAATACTTTATAAATGCCATTGAATCTAACGCACGTGAGCATCCCGAAAAAAATATTCATTTCATTCACCTCAGTACCGATTTTATTTTTGATGGTGAAAATGGTCCTTACAAAGAAGAAGACCCTGCTAATCCACTCAGCTATTATGCGCTTTCAAAAAATGAATCCGAAAAACTACTTTTCGCAAGTTCAATTCATTGGAGCATTTTACGAACTTGTTTGGTATATGGAATAGTAAACCGTATGAGCCGAAGCAATATTGTGCTATGGGCAAAAGATGCACTCACCAAAGCTTCACCCATTAATGTGGTGGATGATCAGTTTCGTTCTCCAACCCTTGCCGAAGACCTTGCGCAAGGATGTATACTTACAGCATTAAAGGGAAATTCAGGTGTGTATAATATTTCCGGAAAAGACACCATGAGCATTTTGGAACTGGTAAACCGTGTAGCTGACTTTTGGAAACTTAATACTTCTTGTGTTACACCTATTAAATCAAATACCTTAAATCAGGCTGCCAAACGCCCGCCGCGTACCGGCTTTATTTTAGACAAAGCGGTTCGAGAATTAGGATATGCGCCGCATTCCTTTGCCGAAGGTCTCGCAATTTTAGATAAGCAATTGCATTAA
- a CDS encoding energy transducer TonB, whose amino-acid sequence MNHSKIIYFICCFFFSQVVLAQSSDGNVQATANSSAIKQEELPQFPGGEVKLTEFVDHTIVYPAKAKRKGNVGTSFISFIVKETGELAEIQTKKGLPGCSECDEEAKRMVKAMPLWIPGRKDGKAIPVQVVLPVRFSLK is encoded by the coding sequence ATGAATCATTCAAAAATCATCTACTTTATTTGTTGTTTTTTCTTTTCACAAGTGGTGCTCGCACAAAGTAGTGATGGCAATGTTCAAGCAACTGCAAATTCGAGTGCAATTAAACAAGAGGAGTTACCGCAATTTCCGGGGGGTGAAGTGAAGTTGACAGAATTTGTGGATCACACGATTGTTTATCCCGCTAAGGCAAAAAGAAAAGGGAATGTGGGCACCTCCTTTATTTCATTTATCGTAAAGGAAACTGGTGAGTTAGCTGAAATACAAACAAAAAAGGGTTTGCCCGGATGTTCCGAATGTGATGAAGAAGCCAAGCGTATGGTAAAGGCAATGCCGCTCTGGATTCCGGGAAGGAAGGATGGGAAGGCAATTCCGGTGCAGGTGGTATTGCCTGTTCGGTTTTCTTTAAAATAA
- a CDS encoding DUF2851 family protein, giving the protein MNEEFLHHIWKFRLFKQNNLKTETGETLEIIKPGEHNFDSGPDFFNAKIKLDATEWAGNVEIHTFSSDWEKHRHQHDKAYGNIILHVVYKDDKPLPGHKNNPIPTLVLSPFIDKKLFEKYSAFKSSSDWIPCEKSIHRVPEFVSSAWLERMLVERLEDKSNSILETLKLNQNNWEETFYQHLAKNFGFKINAVPFELLAKSLSNATLAKHKNSLLQVEAMVFGNAGLLEKHFKDKYLQSLQNEYQFLKSKFSLKPMEAHLWKFLRLRPANFPTIRLAQFAALINHSEHLFSHILETESLKQLHEQLNSSVSDYWKKHYIMEKPSRLRNKTLGKSAVDNLIINTIVPFLFVYGKFKKQEKYVDRALLFLEKTAPEKNQIIQQFNALGITSNNAFRTQALIQLKNKHCSTKGCLNCAIGNNLLKN; this is encoded by the coding sequence ATGAATGAAGAGTTTTTACACCACATCTGGAAATTCAGATTATTTAAACAAAACAACTTAAAAACCGAAACCGGCGAAACACTCGAAATTATAAAACCCGGCGAACATAATTTTGATTCAGGTCCTGATTTCTTTAATGCAAAAATAAAATTAGATGCTACCGAATGGGCCGGAAACGTGGAGATTCATACCTTTTCTTCCGATTGGGAAAAACACCGCCACCAGCACGATAAAGCTTATGGAAATATTATTCTACATGTTGTTTATAAAGATGATAAACCATTGCCCGGTCATAAAAACAACCCAATTCCAACTTTGGTTCTTTCACCTTTTATTGATAAAAAACTGTTTGAAAAATACAGTGCTTTTAAAAGTAGCAGCGATTGGATTCCTTGTGAAAAATCGATTCATCGTGTACCTGAATTTGTCAGTTCTGCTTGGCTCGAACGCATGTTGGTGGAACGCTTGGAAGATAAATCCAACAGCATTTTGGAAACACTTAAATTAAATCAAAATAATTGGGAAGAAACCTTTTATCAGCATTTAGCCAAAAATTTTGGTTTCAAAATAAATGCTGTTCCCTTCGAATTACTTGCAAAATCCTTATCCAACGCAACATTGGCAAAACATAAAAATTCGTTGCTACAAGTCGAAGCAATGGTATTTGGGAATGCTGGATTATTGGAAAAACACTTTAAAGATAAGTACTTACAATCGCTTCAAAATGAATATCAATTCCTAAAATCAAAATTTTCGCTAAAACCTATGGAAGCGCATTTATGGAAGTTTTTACGCTTGCGCCCTGCTAATTTTCCAACCATCCGCTTAGCGCAATTTGCAGCCTTAATAAATCATTCAGAACATTTGTTCTCGCACATCCTTGAAACTGAATCGCTAAAACAACTTCACGAGCAATTAAACAGTAGTGTTTCCGACTATTGGAAAAAACATTACATCATGGAAAAGCCATCTCGCTTAAGAAACAAAACCTTGGGAAAAAGTGCCGTTGATAACCTTATTATCAATACCATAGTCCCTTTCCTATTTGTATATGGAAAATTTAAAAAACAAGAAAAATATGTCGATCGCGCACTATTATTTCTTGAAAAAACAGCTCCCGAAAAAAATCAAATCATTCAGCAATTTAATGCTTTAGGCATAACCAGCAACAATGCATTTAGAACTCAGGCATTAATTCAGCTCAAAAATAAACATTGCTCCACAAAAGGATGCTTAAACTGTGCCATAGGAAATAATCTGCTTAAAAATTAA
- a CDS encoding PspC domain-containing protein: MISSIISWFEKQAFGVCNWWGDKLGIRSTTIRMYFVYLSFFTVGSPVIVYFVMAFILQHKEYFKFKRTKKSSVWEI, encoded by the coding sequence ATGATAAGCAGCATTATTTCTTGGTTCGAAAAACAAGCTTTTGGCGTATGCAATTGGTGGGGCGATAAATTAGGAATCCGCTCCACAACCATCCGCATGTATTTTGTATACCTTTCCTTTTTTACGGTAGGCTCGCCGGTTATTGTTTATTTTGTGATGGCTTTCATCTTACAGCACAAGGAATATTTCAAATTTAAGCGCACAAAAAAATCAAGCGTTTGGGAAATTTAA
- a CDS encoding potassium channel protein, with product MGIERFSLSEAFYMTIITVATVGFQEVHPLSEAGRMFTALLIITSFGTFAYAITSISKYVLDGEFRNYFNNYRVNTEIQKLNQHIVICGYGRNGKQAAQVLKNKKQKFVVIESSKELYETLSATNIDLFIEGDATQDEVLQRAGIEKAKALITTLPVDADNLFIVLSARALNPNLTIISRASDDNSDRKLKTAGANNVIMPDKIGGAHMASLVMQPDIMEFVDFITGQGGDHIKLEEITFEKLPSNFKNKSIRELEIRNKSGANIIGFKTENGEYVINPSPDTIMIPDAKLFVLGTTEQIAKLKDLFS from the coding sequence ATGGGAATAGAAAGATTCTCACTGTCGGAAGCCTTTTACATGACCATTATTACCGTTGCCACTGTTGGGTTTCAGGAAGTACACCCACTTAGTGAAGCCGGGCGAATGTTTACTGCTTTGCTGATAATTACAAGTTTTGGTACCTTTGCCTACGCCATTACTTCCATCTCAAAATATGTGCTCGATGGCGAATTTCGTAACTATTTCAATAACTACAGAGTGAATACAGAAATACAAAAACTAAACCAGCACATTGTTATTTGTGGATATGGCCGTAATGGAAAACAAGCAGCTCAAGTTTTAAAAAACAAAAAGCAAAAATTTGTGGTCATTGAAAGTTCTAAGGAATTGTACGAGACCCTTTCGGCGACCAATATAGATTTGTTTATTGAAGGAGACGCCACGCAAGACGAAGTGTTACAACGTGCCGGAATAGAAAAAGCAAAGGCACTCATTACCACCTTACCGGTGGATGCTGATAACCTATTTATTGTACTTTCAGCCCGTGCGCTAAATCCAAATCTTACCATCATTTCAAGAGCATCCGACGATAATTCTGACCGGAAGCTAAAAACGGCCGGTGCCAACAATGTTATCATGCCCGATAAAATTGGAGGTGCACACATGGCATCGTTAGTTATGCAACCCGATATTATGGAATTTGTTGATTTCATTACGGGTCAAGGTGGAGATCACATAAAATTAGAAGAAATTACTTTTGAAAAATTACCCTCCAATTTTAAAAATAAATCCATACGAGAATTAGAAATCAGAAATAAATCGGGCGCAAATATCATTGGCTTTAAAACCGAAAATGGTGAATATGTTATTAATCCATCACCCGATACAATTATGATTCCTGACGCAAAACTATTTGTACTCGGTACCACCGAACAAATTGCCAAATTGAAAGATTTGTTTTCATAA
- the recR gene encoding recombination protein RecR, protein MNFSSKLIDNAVTQFSSLPGIGKKTALRLVLHLLKQESTEVEAFGNAFIKMRNEIKYCNNCHNISDAALCEICSNPNRNHSIICVVEDIRDVIAIESTNQFNGTYHLLGGIISPMEGIGPKDLNIETLINRVSGGEVKEIIMALSTTMEGDTTNFYLYKRLKDFNLTISTIARGIAVGDELEYADEITLGRSILQRTPYESSLLLK, encoded by the coding sequence ATGAATTTTTCTTCAAAACTAATTGACAATGCAGTAACCCAATTTTCTTCCTTACCCGGAATTGGAAAAAAAACCGCATTGAGACTCGTTTTGCATTTGTTAAAGCAAGAAAGCACAGAAGTGGAAGCTTTTGGTAATGCCTTTATTAAAATGCGAAATGAAATAAAATATTGTAACAATTGCCATAATATTTCAGATGCCGCCTTATGCGAAATTTGCTCCAACCCTAACCGCAATCATTCCATTATTTGCGTAGTGGAAGACATTCGCGATGTAATTGCCATCGAGAGCACCAATCAGTTTAACGGAACCTACCATTTATTGGGTGGAATTATTTCGCCGATGGAAGGCATTGGTCCAAAGGATTTAAATATTGAAACACTAATTAATCGTGTTTCTGGCGGCGAGGTAAAAGAAATTATTATGGCCTTGAGTACCACCATGGAAGGCGATACAACCAATTTCTATTTGTATAAACGCCTTAAAGATTTCAACCTAACCATCTCAACCATTGCACGTGGAATTGCAGTAGGCGATGAGTTAGAATATGCCGATGAGATTACACTTGGCCGTTCTATCCTACAACGCACACCATACGAAAGCTCCTTGTTGCTCAAATAA
- a CDS encoding DUF420 domain-containing protein: MNDKLVFRFVFTLSLIVFLLVLLLNRKVLPAPTFVPDVAYFLPKLNAFLNATCSLLLVISLYFIRRKNIEMHKRINIITFALSSVFLISYVLFHYFVKETHFGGEGTIKTIYYVILISHIVLAAVVLPLILLSFYRGLQMQVMLHKKLVRWSYPIWLYVTVTGVVVYLMISPYYQF; this comes from the coding sequence ATGAACGATAAATTAGTATTTCGCTTTGTATTTACGCTTTCCTTAATTGTGTTTTTATTGGTTCTCCTTTTAAACAGAAAGGTATTGCCTGCTCCCACATTTGTTCCGGATGTAGCCTATTTTTTACCCAAACTAAATGCATTCCTTAATGCCACTTGCAGCCTGCTCTTAGTGATTTCGCTCTACTTTATTCGAAGAAAAAATATCGAAATGCACAAACGCATCAACATCATTACCTTTGCCTTATCCTCCGTATTTTTAATTTCTTACGTGCTCTTTCATTATTTTGTAAAAGAAACGCATTTTGGTGGCGAGGGTACAATTAAAACCATTTATTATGTAATTTTGATTAGCCATATCGTGTTAGCTGCTGTAGTGTTACCTCTTATTCTGCTTTCCTTTTACCGCGGATTGCAAATGCAAGTTATGTTGCATAAAAAGTTGGTACGTTGGAGTTATCCTATTTGGTTGTATGTTACAGTTACCGGTGTAGTTGTGTATTTAATGATTTCGCCTTATTATCAATTCTAA
- a CDS encoding sterol desaturase family protein: MNPKSFNDFLVLVTFRYFLIAGLAYLIYYVLLRKKIAFKKIQLSFPVGKDYRREIFYSLSSLFIFAAAPSIMLLIPEIKQHTQFYSGHLSHGQLYFWLAFPITFILHDTYFYFAHRFMHLPKMFEIFHVTHHKSTNPSPWAAFAFSIPEAIVEAGIFVLLLLIMPLCKWHLFVFFLVQMIYNVYGHLGWEVYPKGFSKNWFGKWINTSVNHNLHHKYFKGNYGLYFLWWDRIFGTIREDYDSVFEEVKSRKN; this comes from the coding sequence ATGAATCCAAAATCGTTCAACGATTTTCTTGTTTTAGTAACTTTTCGTTACTTCCTCATAGCCGGATTAGCTTATTTGATTTACTATGTATTGCTCCGAAAAAAAATAGCTTTCAAAAAAATTCAGCTATCCTTTCCTGTTGGAAAGGATTATCGTCGCGAAATATTTTACTCTCTCAGCAGCCTTTTTATTTTTGCTGCCGCACCTTCTATCATGCTGCTTATACCGGAAATTAAGCAACACACACAATTTTATTCGGGACATTTAAGTCATGGCCAACTTTATTTTTGGCTGGCCTTTCCTATTACATTTATTCTCCACGACACCTATTTTTATTTTGCGCATCGCTTCATGCACCTTCCAAAAATGTTTGAAATTTTTCATGTTACTCACCACAAATCCACCAATCCTTCACCCTGGGCAGCTTTTGCTTTTAGCATTCCCGAAGCCATTGTAGAAGCAGGTATTTTTGTGCTGCTTTTGCTCATTATGCCCTTGTGCAAATGGCATTTATTTGTATTCTTTTTGGTGCAGATGATTTACAATGTGTATGGTCACCTTGGCTGGGAAGTGTATCCCAAAGGCTTCAGCAAAAATTGGTTTGGCAAATGGATTAACACCTCTGTTAACCATAACTTGCATCACAAATATTTTAAAGGAAATTACGGCTTGTATTTTTTATGGTGGGACAGAATTTTCGGTACTATTCGTGAAGACTACGATAGCGTTTTTGAGGAAGTGAAAAGCAGGAAAAACTAG
- a CDS encoding glycosyltransferase, whose amino-acid sequence MKLSIIIVNYNVEYFLEQCLHAALKAAKNISCEIIVVDNNSVDGSVAMVEEKFKGVTLIANKKNTGFSYANNQAIKQAAGEYILLLNPDTVVEENTFEKVLAFMDAHPEAGGLGVKMLDGKGNFLPESKRGLPTPLVAFFKIFGLSKLFPKSRLFGKYHLGYLDKDKTHEVDILSGAFMLLRKSVLDKIGALDEAFFMYGEDIDLSYRILKAGYKNYYFADTRIIHYKGESTKKSSINYVFVFYRAMVIFAEKHFSKNNAKAFSFLINIAIYFRAFVAIFARLARQLFLPVLDALLVFIGIFFISNYWEHHVKFLDGSQYPSEFIGIAVPIYIFIWLLSIYFCAGYDKPIRLNKIVKGIVVGTGIILIIYALLPENYRFSRALILMGAAWALFAILSFRIGLHLLKFKNFNITTKNKKRFAIVGDEEESSRVSKLLSQTSLIPGFVGLVYPENGNPKKNPNYVGSMEQVKEIIEIYKIDELIFCAKNLSAQRIIDYMAQLGNSSVDFKIAPPESLYLIGSNSIDTSGDLYVIDINSITKLSNRRNKRLLDFVASLLFMALSPLMLFVVKKPLPFLMNCLRVMFGNRTWVGYKILPNGHEDKPTLKTLPLIRKGIISAFDVQKISNTDSENIKRINLLYSKDYSVWNDVSILLKGLRYLGNK is encoded by the coding sequence ATGAAACTCAGCATCATCATTGTTAATTACAACGTAGAATATTTTTTGGAGCAATGCCTGCATGCTGCCCTAAAAGCCGCCAAAAATATTTCCTGCGAAATAATTGTGGTCGACAATAATTCGGTAGATGGCTCTGTTGCCATGGTAGAGGAGAAGTTTAAAGGTGTAACTCTCATAGCAAATAAAAAAAACACCGGATTCAGCTACGCAAATAATCAGGCAATAAAACAAGCTGCTGGAGAGTACATTTTGCTGCTTAACCCGGATACTGTGGTAGAAGAAAATACCTTCGAAAAAGTGCTTGCATTTATGGATGCACACCCTGAAGCCGGTGGACTTGGCGTGAAAATGCTGGACGGAAAAGGAAACTTTTTGCCCGAAAGCAAGAGAGGTTTACCTACTCCTTTAGTTGCCTTTTTCAAAATTTTTGGATTGTCTAAACTCTTTCCAAAATCCAGGCTTTTTGGCAAATACCATCTTGGATATCTCGATAAGGACAAAACACATGAAGTAGATATACTTAGCGGTGCTTTCATGCTCTTACGCAAATCCGTTTTAGATAAAATTGGTGCCTTGGACGAAGCCTTTTTTATGTATGGCGAAGACATCGATTTATCGTACCGCATTCTTAAAGCCGGTTACAAAAATTATTACTTCGCCGATACACGTATCATTCACTATAAAGGCGAAAGCACTAAAAAAAGCAGCATCAATTATGTGTTTGTTTTTTACCGAGCAATGGTCATTTTTGCAGAAAAACATTTTTCAAAAAACAATGCAAAAGCTTTTTCATTTCTCATTAACATCGCCATCTATTTTAGAGCATTTGTAGCTATTTTTGCCCGCTTAGCGCGACAATTATTTTTGCCGGTGTTAGATGCCTTACTTGTTTTTATTGGGATTTTCTTTATTAGTAATTATTGGGAACACCATGTAAAATTTTTGGATGGAAGCCAATACCCTAGCGAGTTTATCGGAATCGCCGTTCCAATATATATTTTCATTTGGCTCCTTTCCATTTATTTTTGTGCAGGTTACGACAAACCTATTCGACTAAATAAAATTGTCAAAGGAATTGTTGTTGGCACCGGAATAATTTTAATTATCTACGCGCTTCTACCCGAAAATTATCGCTTTTCTCGTGCACTTATTTTAATGGGTGCTGCATGGGCTTTGTTTGCCATACTCAGTTTTCGAATCGGTTTACATCTTTTGAAATTTAAGAACTTCAACATCACTACTAAAAACAAAAAGCGATTTGCCATAGTTGGCGATGAAGAAGAGAGTTCACGCGTTTCGAAATTACTTTCCCAAACTTCGCTCATTCCGGGTTTTGTAGGACTTGTTTATCCCGAAAATGGGAATCCTAAAAAAAACCCAAATTACGTGGGTTCTATGGAACAGGTAAAGGAAATTATTGAAATTTATAAAATTGATGAACTTATTTTTTGTGCCAAAAATTTGAGCGCCCAACGCATCATCGATTACATGGCACAACTTGGTAACTCGAGTGTTGATTTTAAAATCGCACCTCCCGAAAGCCTCTATCTCATAGGAAGTAATAGCATCGATACTTCCGGTGATTTATATGTAATCGACATTAATTCCATCACTAAATTATCGAATCGCCGAAACAAACGCTTGCTCGATTTTGTTGCATCACTTTTATTTATGGCGCTTTCACCACTAATGCTTTTTGTGGTAAAAAAACCACTTCCCTTTTTAATGAATTGCTTACGCGTTATGTTTGGAAATCGCACTTGGGTGGGATATAAAATTTTACCCAACGGACACGAAGATAAACCTACCCTTAAAACCTTGCCACTCATCCGAAAAGGAATAATCAGCGCATTTGATGTACAAAAAATTTCAAACACCGATTCCGAAAACATAAAGCGAATTAACTTGTTGTATTCCAAAGATTACAGTGTTTGGAACGATGTATCCATTTTGCTTAAAGGCTTGCGGTATTTAGGCAATAAATAA
- a CDS encoding CvpA family protein: MDVLLVLPLIFAAWWGFTKGLIIEIASVLALVLGIYGAVVFANKTAEYLNNDLDYHSSHLHLIAFLLTFIAIVVGVFFMAKVMEGIVAITGLSIPNRIAGALFGILKMSIILSGIIFILNEHALLSKWLSAQIREQSLLLEPIAKVAEKIIPKVKMLFS; this comes from the coding sequence TTGGATGTACTACTCGTACTACCGCTCATTTTTGCAGCATGGTGGGGCTTTACCAAGGGTTTAATTATTGAAATAGCTTCGGTTCTTGCTTTGGTTTTAGGAATTTATGGAGCGGTGGTATTTGCAAATAAAACAGCCGAGTACCTAAATAATGACTTAGATTACCATAGCTCTCACTTACACCTCATCGCTTTTCTGCTCACTTTTATTGCCATAGTAGTGGGCGTATTTTTTATGGCCAAAGTAATGGAAGGGATTGTAGCCATAACCGGTTTAAGTATTCCCAATCGCATCGCCGGCGCACTATTTGGAATCCTTAAAATGTCGATTATTTTAAGTGGCATTATTTTTATTTTAAATGAACACGCGCTCCTTTCTAAATGGTTGAGTGCCCAAATTCGGGAGCAGTCACTCTTATTAGAGCCAATAGCTAAAGTGGCTGAAAAGATTATCCCTAAGGTGAAAATGCTTTTTTCTTAA
- a CDS encoding addiction module protein, protein MSIKEILAEMLSLPTEQRALAADALLKSLNPINEEINNQWLNVAKSRLQELRLSDSQNIKGNEVFTEIWKKYSK, encoded by the coding sequence ATGTCAATAAAAGAAATATTAGCTGAAATGCTTTCATTGCCAACAGAACAGCGTGCGCTTGCTGCGGATGCTCTGCTAAAAAGTTTAAACCCAATCAACGAAGAAATAAATAATCAATGGCTCAATGTGGCAAAAAGCAGATTGCAAGAACTTCGATTATCAGATTCACAAAACATTAAAGGAAATGAAGTATTTACCGAAATTTGGAAAAAGTATTCCAAATGA
- a CDS encoding type II toxin-antitoxin system RelE/ParE family toxin has product MNFSFHKDAALELNRAIEYYETCSTGLGYDFALEVYETIIRIIANPHAWQEIDENIRRSLVNRFPFGILYACENNTIYILAIMHLHRSPDYWKTRV; this is encoded by the coding sequence ATGAATTTTTCCTTTCATAAAGACGCTGCCCTTGAGTTAAATCGGGCAATCGAATATTATGAGACGTGTTCAACTGGTTTAGGATATGATTTCGCACTTGAAGTTTATGAAACAATTATAAGAATTATTGCAAACCCCCATGCTTGGCAAGAAATTGACGAAAACATTAGACGCTCACTTGTGAATAGATTTCCTTTTGGAATTCTTTATGCATGCGAAAACAATACTATCTATATTCTGGCAATAATGCATTTGCATCGAAGCCCAGATTATTGGAAAACGAGGGTCTAA